The following is a genomic window from Staphylococcus saccharolyticus.
AGCATCGAGCAATTTGCACAATCAGTTTTTGTAGGCCAAGATGATAATTCATTGGCTTGGCTAAAAATTGTTGGATTAGTCGTTTCATTAATCTTACTAACTATTGGAGCAATTTTTGTACTTGAAGCCAAACGTAAAATTCCAATTCAATATGCAAAGAAACAATCTGCTCAACGATTAGGTTCACAAGCAACTTATCTACCTTTAAAAGTTAATTCGGCCGGTGTTATTCCAGTAATTTTTGCGATGGCGTTCTTCTTGTTACCAAGGACTTTAACTTTATTCTTCCCTAAAGCAGAATGGGCACAGAATATTGCTGATACTGCCAATCCTTCAAGTAATATTGGAATGATTGTTTATGTTGTATTAATTATTGCTTTTGCATATTTCTATGCATTTGTTCAAGTTAATCCTGAAAAAATGGCTGACAATCTAAAAAAACAAGGTAGTTATGTCCCAGGTATTAGACCTGGTGAACAAACCAAAAAATATATTACTAAAGTACTTTATCGTCTAACATTTGTAGGTTCTATTTTCTTAGCAGCAATAGCAATTTTACCGATTATTGCGACAAAATTTATGGGATTACCACAATCAATACAGATTGGTGGTACAAGTCTTTTAATCGTTATCGGTGTTGCAATAGAAACTATGAAAACTTTAGAAGCACAAGTGACTCAAAAAGAATATAAAGGCTTTGGTGGTAGATAATTTGTAGGAGGGCATTTATGAATATCATTTTAATGGGTTTACCTGGCGCAGGTAAAGGAACTCAAGCGAGTGAAATTGTTAAGAAATTCCCAATACCACATATTTCTACTGGCGACATGTTCAGAAAAGCGATTAAAGATGAGACAGATTTAGGTAAAGAAGCTAAATCATACATGGATCGTGGAGAATTAGTTCCTGATGAAGTTACTGTAGGTATCGTTAAAGAAAGAATTTCGGAAGACGATGCCAAAAAAGGATTCTTACT
Proteins encoded in this region:
- the secY gene encoding preprotein translocase subunit SecY; amino-acid sequence: MFQTLVRFFTTREVRNKIFFTLAMLVIFKVGTYIPAPGVNPEAFNHPQGSQGATELLNTFGGGALKRFSIFAMGIMPYITASIVMQLLQMDIVPKFTEWAKQGEMGRRKINNVTRYFAIILAFIQSIGMAFQFNNYLKGQLIMEKSVMSYLLIAVVLTAGTAFLIWLGDQITQFGVGNGISLIIFAGILSTLPSSIEQFAQSVFVGQDDNSLAWLKIVGLVVSLILLTIGAIFVLEAKRKIPIQYAKKQSAQRLGSQATYLPLKVNSAGVIPVIFAMAFFLLPRTLTLFFPKAEWAQNIADTANPSSNIGMIVYVVLIIAFAYFYAFVQVNPEKMADNLKKQGSYVPGIRPGEQTKKYITKVLYRLTFVGSIFLAAIAILPIIATKFMGLPQSIQIGGTSLLIVIGVAIETMKTLEAQVTQKEYKGFGGR